A stretch of Sphingomicrobium flavum DNA encodes these proteins:
- a CDS encoding DUF4212 domain-containing protein: protein MSDQDNAKAYWRANVRLLLGLLAIWFAVSFGAGILLRDFLDQWMIGGVPLGFWFAQQGSIYVFVALIFFYAWKMKRIEKRFGLDD, encoded by the coding sequence ATGAGCGATCAGGATAATGCAAAAGCCTATTGGCGCGCCAATGTGCGGCTGTTGCTGGGCCTGCTCGCCATCTGGTTCGCCGTCTCCTTCGGTGCGGGCATCCTGCTACGCGATTTTCTCGATCAATGGATGATAGGCGGGGTGCCGCTCGGCTTCTGGTTTGCGCAGCAGGGCAGCATCTATGTGTTCGTCGCGCTTATTTTCTTCTACGCCTGGAAGATGAAGCGGATCGAAAAACGCTTCGGGCTG
- a CDS encoding response regulator — protein sequence MLNLMIVEDDQPLAVTLKYLVEDNPRYKVVGMATDALGAEIIANNHQVDLALVDLKLANRSTGFTVAVRLADRGIPSLFVTGSPPGVETPELALGHLMKPFTAEDVHRALKSAEDVMRGREALRRRNPHNLTLYHDLEDGEPEAGFVPSKRSFLTRFNHWLSARQVQQG from the coding sequence ATGCTTAATCTGATGATCGTCGAGGATGACCAGCCGCTGGCGGTCACGCTGAAATATCTCGTCGAGGATAATCCGAGGTACAAGGTGGTGGGGATGGCCACCGACGCGCTGGGCGCCGAAATCATCGCCAACAACCACCAGGTCGATCTTGCGCTGGTCGATCTGAAGCTCGCCAATCGCTCGACCGGCTTTACCGTTGCCGTCAGGCTGGCCGATCGCGGCATTCCCAGCCTGTTCGTCACCGGCAGCCCGCCGGGGGTGGAAACGCCCGAGCTGGCGCTCGGCCATTTGATGAAGCCCTTCACTGCGGAAGACGTGCACCGCGCGCTCAAGAGCGCCGAGGACGTCATGCGCGGGCGCGAGGCATTGCGGCGGCGAAACCCGCACAATTTGACGCTCTACCATGACCTCGAAGATGGCGAGCCCGAAGCGGGCTTCGTCCCCTCAAAACGCTCCTTCCTGACGCGCTTCAATCATTGGCTGAGCGCGCGGCAGGTGCAGCAGGGCTAG
- a CDS encoding cell wall hydrolase — protein sequence MAQTFQQLPVVSSIWDRETPVEDFQAELAEAEAPKSLPELVEDYRHGEALDEQGRCLATAIYFEARGEDLEGQLAVADVVKNRAMSGKYPSDWCNVIKQRAQFSFVENRRFPAIRDNKAWEIAQAVARVAIDEAHEIVPDDVLWYHADYVAPVWGKRLNKVAKVGVHIFYS from the coding sequence ATGGCACAGACTTTTCAACAGCTTCCGGTGGTCTCGTCGATTTGGGATCGCGAAACGCCGGTCGAAGATTTCCAGGCCGAACTGGCCGAAGCGGAAGCGCCCAAGAGCCTTCCCGAACTGGTCGAAGACTATCGCCACGGCGAAGCGCTGGACGAGCAGGGCCGCTGCCTTGCCACCGCGATCTACTTCGAAGCGCGCGGCGAGGATCTGGAAGGCCAGCTGGCGGTGGCCGACGTGGTCAAGAACCGCGCGATGAGCGGCAAATATCCGTCCGACTGGTGCAACGTGATCAAGCAGCGGGCGCAGTTCAGCTTCGTGGAGAACCGCCGCTTTCCGGCGATCCGCGACAACAAGGCGTGGGAAATTGCGCAGGCCGTCGCCCGCGTCGCCATCGACGAAGCGCACGAGATCGTGCCCGACGACGTGCTGTGGTATCATGCCGATTATGTCGCGCCGGTTTGGGGCAAGCGCCTCAACAAGGTCGCCAAGGTCGGCGTCCATATTTTCTACAGCTGA
- a CDS encoding EVE domain-containing protein produces the protein MAYWLMRSEPNVYGWDHLVADKGTEWDGVRNYTARNFLKEMQQGDRAFFYHSNIGKEAVGIMEITRAWQPDGDDKDAKGNPKWASVRVEPVEKLANPVTLDAIKEEPRLEKLEMLRQSRLSVTPVRDEEWDVILEMSRG, from the coding sequence ATGGCCTATTGGCTGATGCGATCGGAACCCAATGTTTATGGCTGGGATCATCTGGTGGCCGACAAGGGCACCGAATGGGACGGCGTGCGCAATTATACCGCGCGCAATTTCCTCAAGGAAATGCAGCAAGGCGACCGCGCCTTCTTCTACCATTCGAACATCGGCAAGGAAGCCGTGGGCATCATGGAAATTACCCGCGCCTGGCAGCCCGACGGCGATGACAAGGATGCCAAGGGCAATCCCAAATGGGCCAGCGTGCGGGTTGAGCCGGTCGAGAAGCTGGCCAATCCGGTGACGCTGGACGCCATCAAGGAAGAACCGCGCCTCGAAAAGCTCGAAATGCTGCGCCAGTCCCGCCTCTCCGTTACGCCGGTGCGCGATGAGGAATGGGACGTGATCCTGGAAATGAGCCGCGGTTAG
- the typA gene encoding translational GTPase TypA, whose protein sequence is MTLRNVAIIAHVDHGKTTLVDQLFRQSGTFRDNQRVEERAMDSNDLEKERGITILAKCTSVEWQGTRINIVDTPGHADFGAEVERILSMVDGVILLVDAAEGPMPQTKFVTGKALGLGLRPIVVVNKIDRPDARAPEVLDEVFELFLNLEANDDQLDFPVLYASGRSGYAGLTDDVREGDLTPLFETIVNHVPAPGLDPDAEFKMLATLLDRDNFLGRILTGRIDSGTLKVGDPIRAIDVKGNKIEDARCTKLFAFDGLERVPVEQAKAGDIVAIAGLVTATVSNTIGTPQIKEPLKAREIDPPTLSMTFAVNDSPYAGQDGDKVQSRVIRDRLEREAETNVAIRISESAERDAFEVAGRGELQLGVLIENMRREGFELSISRPRVLFREGPEGREEPYETVVVDVDDEFSGTVVEKMALRKAEMTDMRPSGGGKTRLTFSAPSRGLIGYHGEFLSDTRGTGIMNRVFEKYGPYKGKITGRQNGVLISMEKGDAVAYALNMLEERGILFVSPGESLYQGMVIGENAKPQDLEVNAQKSKQLTNFRASGKDEGIRLTPPRRMTLEQAIAYIQDDELVEVTPKTIRIRKRHLCPHERKKAARRLEDA, encoded by the coding sequence ATGACCCTTCGCAACGTCGCGATCATCGCGCACGTCGACCATGGCAAGACCACGCTCGTCGATCAGCTTTTCCGCCAGTCCGGCACCTTTCGCGATAATCAGCGCGTGGAAGAACGCGCCATGGATTCCAACGATCTGGAAAAAGAGCGCGGGATCACCATCCTGGCCAAATGCACCTCGGTCGAATGGCAGGGTACGCGCATCAACATCGTCGATACGCCGGGCCACGCCGATTTTGGCGCCGAGGTGGAGCGCATCCTCTCGATGGTCGACGGGGTTATCCTTTTGGTCGATGCCGCCGAAGGGCCGATGCCGCAGACCAAGTTCGTCACCGGAAAGGCGCTGGGCCTTGGCCTTCGCCCCATCGTGGTCGTCAACAAGATCGATCGGCCCGATGCGCGCGCGCCCGAAGTGCTCGACGAAGTGTTCGAACTTTTCCTCAACCTTGAGGCCAATGACGACCAGCTCGATTTCCCCGTGCTCTATGCTTCGGGCCGCTCGGGCTATGCGGGCCTGACCGATGATGTGCGCGAAGGCGATCTGACGCCCTTGTTTGAGACCATCGTCAATCACGTGCCCGCACCCGGCCTCGATCCCGATGCCGAGTTCAAGATGCTGGCGACGCTGCTTGATCGCGACAATTTCCTTGGCCGTATCCTGACCGGCCGCATCGACAGCGGCACGCTCAAGGTGGGCGACCCCATTCGCGCAATCGACGTGAAGGGCAACAAGATCGAGGACGCGCGCTGCACCAAGCTGTTCGCCTTTGACGGGCTGGAGCGTGTTCCGGTGGAGCAGGCCAAGGCGGGCGATATCGTCGCCATTGCCGGCCTCGTCACCGCGACCGTTTCCAACACGATTGGCACGCCGCAGATCAAGGAGCCGCTGAAGGCGCGCGAAATCGATCCCCCGACGCTCTCCATGACCTTTGCCGTCAATGACAGCCCCTATGCGGGCCAAGATGGCGACAAGGTGCAGAGCCGCGTGATCCGCGACCGTCTGGAGCGCGAAGCCGAAACCAATGTCGCCATCCGCATTAGCGAAAGCGCCGAGCGCGATGCCTTCGAAGTGGCGGGCCGCGGCGAATTGCAGCTGGGCGTGCTGATCGAGAATATGCGGCGCGAGGGTTTTGAACTGTCGATCAGCCGCCCGCGCGTGCTGTTCCGCGAAGGTCCCGAAGGCCGCGAAGAGCCGTATGAAACCGTCGTCGTCGATGTGGACGATGAATTTTCGGGCACCGTCGTCGAGAAGATGGCCCTTCGCAAGGCCGAGATGACCGATATGCGCCCCTCGGGCGGTGGCAAGACGCGCCTGACCTTTTCGGCGCCGTCACGCGGCCTCATCGGCTATCATGGCGAATTCCTTTCCGACACGCGCGGCACCGGCATCATGAACCGCGTGTTCGAGAAATATGGTCCTTACAAGGGCAAGATCACCGGTCGCCAGAATGGCGTGCTCATCTCGATGGAGAAGGGCGATGCGGTGGCCTATGCGCTCAACATGCTCGAAGAGCGCGGCATTCTGTTCGTCTCTCCGGGCGAGAGCCTCTACCAGGGCATGGTGATCGGCGAAAATGCCAAGCCGCAGGATCTGGAAGTGAATGCGCAGAAATCCAAGCAGCTCACCAACTTCCGCGCTTCGGGCAAGGATGAAGGCATCCGCCTGACCCCGCCCAGGCGCATGACGCTGGAACAGGCGATCGCCTATATCCAAGATGACGAACTGGTCGAAGTAACGCCCAAGACCATCCGCATCCGCAAGCGTCACCTGTGCCCGCACGAGCGCAAGAAAGCCGCGCGCCGCCTGGAAGACGCCTGA
- a CDS encoding MarR family transcriptional regulator: MWGAATPDALARRLGALIEELDDGRDDQRAQRQQRAMLSTIGRMEPATLGDVAERLDRGAPAISRAVDNAVREGLVDRRQDPDNRRRLQLSLTEAGRLALEQGGMDSGPLSVRLNRLAQSELRAVERAIEILERMN, from the coding sequence ATGTGGGGAGCAGCAACACCGGACGCACTGGCCCGCCGCCTTGGCGCGCTAATCGAAGAATTGGACGATGGTCGCGACGACCAGCGCGCGCAGCGCCAGCAGCGCGCCATGCTGTCCACCATTGGCCGGATGGAGCCCGCGACGCTGGGCGATGTGGCAGAGCGGCTGGATCGCGGCGCCCCCGCCATCAGCCGCGCCGTTGACAATGCGGTGCGCGAAGGGCTGGTCGATCGCCGCCAGGACCCCGACAATCGCCGCCGCCTGCAGCTCAGCCTGACCGAGGCCGGGCGATTGGCACTCGAACAGGGCGGGATGGATTCGGGGCCGCTGTCGGTGCGGCTCAATCGGCTCGCCCAATCGGAACTGCGCGCGGTCGAGCGGGCGATCGAAATTCTCGAACGCATGAACTGA
- a CDS encoding cytochrome b: MQRYSAVAAFFHWLSAALVIGLFYSGYMFHQVFERGTPERGDMFAWHKTVGILLLVVAVLRIGHRLMKPPPPLPAALPANERMLAKWSHRLFYFLILFIPLTGLIKISPDGGMTELKGGIDFPLIPGVSEGLSDLAGTIHENIVWAFAVLLIIHILAALYHHGRGTAAAGRMWPTR; the protein is encoded by the coding sequence ATGCAGCGCTATTCGGCCGTGGCGGCCTTTTTTCATTGGCTTTCGGCGGCGCTGGTCATCGGGCTCTTCTATTCGGGCTATATGTTCCATCAGGTGTTCGAGCGCGGTACGCCCGAGCGTGGGGACATGTTTGCCTGGCACAAGACGGTCGGCATTCTTTTGCTGGTGGTGGCGGTGCTGCGTATCGGCCATCGCCTGATGAAGCCGCCGCCCCCGTTGCCCGCGGCGCTGCCCGCAAACGAGCGGATGCTGGCGAAGTGGAGCCATAGGCTGTTCTATTTCCTGATCCTGTTCATTCCGCTGACGGGCCTCATCAAGATTTCGCCCGATGGGGGAATGACCGAATTGAAGGGCGGGATCGACTTTCCGCTGATCCCCGGGGTCAGCGAAGGGCTGTCCGACCTGGCCGGAACCATTCACGAAAATATCGTCTGGGCTTTTGCCGTGCTGCTGATCATTCACATCCTCGCCGCGCTTTACCATCATGGGCGGGGGACCGCGGCCGCCGGGCGTATGTGGCCGACGCGTTAA
- a CDS encoding 3-hydroxyacyl-CoA dehydrogenase NAD-binding domain-containing protein: protein MTDPISSETHGDIRIIWSDNPPVNAISAAVRQGLVREIEAAESDDAVNAVVIACKGRTFFAGADITEFGKPPIMPWLPEVVDRIEACTKPVVAAIHGTALGGGCEIALGCHYRVALPSAKMGFPEVNLGLLPGAGGTQRAPRVGGVELALQMATTGKPISAQQAYDHGLVDRLIEGDLLQHAVAFAEEVKDIRPLPKSSERQDKVDGVDPSVFEDYKKANAKLFRGDIAPQANLDCIKAATEMPYDKGVMVERTKFMELMSGPQARARQYFFFAERKAAKIDGVDESVEPREIKRVGVIGAGTMGGGISMNFLSAGIPVTIVEMNQDALDRGTGIMLKNYQSTAKKGRMTEEQVGQAMGLLKPSLNFEDLGECDLIIEAVYENMDVKKEIFTRLDGIAKPGAILASNTSYLDVNEIASVTSRPQDVLGLHFFSPANIMKLLEVVRGDKTADDVLVTAMALAKKIRKVAVVAGVCYGFIGNRMLIPRQLQAEKLLLEGATPEQVDRVHVAFGMPMGPFQMADLAGVDIGWHRDPSRIDSIRDALCAIDRWGQKKGAGFYDYDENRRPSPSEKVQAIIDDFAAKKGVEKRDISDQEIVERTLYTMVNEGAKILEEGKAQRASDVDVVWVYGYGWPVYRGGPMHWADAEGLDKIVEGLKRQESRLGEDWSYSQLLLDKAEAGEKFTR, encoded by the coding sequence ATGACCGACCCGATTTCCAGCGAAACGCACGGCGATATTCGCATCATCTGGAGCGATAATCCGCCCGTGAACGCGATCAGCGCGGCGGTGCGCCAGGGGCTGGTGCGCGAAATCGAGGCGGCCGAGAGTGACGATGCGGTCAACGCCGTCGTCATTGCCTGCAAGGGCCGCACCTTCTTTGCCGGTGCGGACATCACCGAATTCGGCAAGCCGCCCATCATGCCGTGGCTGCCCGAAGTGGTCGACCGGATCGAGGCCTGCACCAAGCCGGTGGTCGCCGCCATCCATGGCACCGCGCTGGGCGGTGGCTGTGAGATTGCGCTGGGCTGTCATTATCGTGTCGCGCTGCCGAGCGCCAAGATGGGCTTCCCCGAAGTCAATCTGGGCCTGCTGCCGGGTGCTGGCGGTACGCAGCGCGCACCGCGCGTCGGCGGGGTTGAACTGGCCTTGCAGATGGCGACGACGGGCAAGCCCATCAGCGCCCAGCAGGCCTATGACCATGGCCTGGTCGATCGGCTGATCGAGGGCGACCTCCTCCAGCATGCGGTGGCTTTTGCTGAAGAGGTGAAGGATATCCGCCCGCTGCCCAAATCCTCCGAACGGCAGGACAAGGTCGACGGCGTCGATCCTTCGGTCTTCGAGGATTATAAGAAAGCCAATGCCAAGCTGTTTCGCGGCGATATCGCGCCGCAGGCCAACCTCGACTGCATCAAGGCGGCGACCGAAATGCCCTATGACAAGGGCGTGATGGTCGAGCGGACCAAGTTCATGGAATTGATGAGCGGCCCGCAGGCCCGCGCCCGCCAATATTTCTTCTTCGCCGAGCGCAAGGCCGCCAAGATCGACGGCGTGGACGAAAGCGTCGAGCCGCGCGAGATCAAGCGCGTCGGCGTGATCGGCGCGGGCACCATGGGCGGGGGCATTTCGATGAACTTCCTGTCCGCTGGCATCCCCGTCACCATTGTCGAGATGAACCAGGATGCGCTGGATCGCGGCACCGGCATCATGCTGAAAAACTACCAGTCCACGGCCAAGAAGGGCCGGATGACCGAGGAGCAGGTGGGCCAGGCGATGGGCCTGTTGAAGCCCTCACTCAACTTCGAAGATCTTGGCGAATGCGATCTCATCATCGAAGCGGTTTATGAAAATATGGATGTGAAGAAGGAAATCTTCACGCGTCTCGACGGCATCGCCAAGCCGGGTGCGATCCTGGCTTCCAACACCTCCTATCTCGACGTCAACGAGATCGCTTCGGTGACGAGCCGCCCTCAGGACGTGCTGGGTCTCCATTTCTTCTCGCCCGCCAACATCATGAAGCTGTTGGAAGTCGTGCGCGGCGACAAGACGGCGGACGATGTACTGGTGACCGCGATGGCGCTGGCCAAGAAGATCCGCAAGGTCGCGGTGGTCGCGGGCGTCTGTTACGGCTTCATCGGCAATCGCATGCTGATCCCGCGCCAGTTGCAGGCCGAAAAGCTGCTGCTCGAAGGCGCGACCCCCGAGCAGGTTGACCGTGTCCATGTCGCCTTCGGCATGCCGATGGGCCCCTTCCAGATGGCTGACCTCGCCGGTGTCGATATTGGCTGGCACCGCGATCCCAGCCGCATCGACAGCATTCGCGATGCGCTTTGCGCGATCGACCGTTGGGGCCAGAAGAAGGGCGCGGGCTTCTACGATTATGACGAGAATCGCCGCCCAAGCCCGAGCGAAAAGGTGCAGGCGATCATCGATGACTTCGCCGCCAAGAAGGGCGTCGAAAAGCGCGATATTTCGGACCAGGAAATCGTCGAGCGCACGCTCTACACCATGGTCAATGAAGGCGCGAAAATCCTCGAGGAAGGCAAGGCGCAGCGTGCCTCCGACGTCGACGTGGTCTGGGTCTATGGCTATGGCTGGCCCGTCTATCGCGGCGGCCCGATGCACTGGGCTGACGCTGAGGGCTTGGACAAGATCGTCGAAGGACTGAAGCGACAGGAAAGCCGCCTTGGCGAGGATTGGAGCTATTCCCAGCTGCTGCTCGATAAGGCCGAAGCGGGCGAGAAGTTTACTCGTTAG
- a CDS encoding SDR family NAD(P)-dependent oxidoreductase gives MSERLDGKVAIVTGAASGIGKATVELFRREGATVIGADLSGADTQCDAGSEGDVAALVDEVVTQHGGLDIFFANAGISGGLDSIFEQDEAAWAEILRVNTIGPAMAIKHAAPHMKARGGGSIIATASVAGLRSGAGGPAYTASKAAVINLVKIGAEQLTGSGVRVNAICPGLIETGMTEFFYERARAKGLEDKLGHLNPLKRGGQPIEIANAALFLASDEASYVNGHALVVDGGLSASHPFNLQAYGRTAI, from the coding sequence ATGAGCGAACGGCTTGACGGCAAGGTCGCCATCGTCACCGGCGCCGCCTCGGGCATCGGCAAGGCGACGGTTGAGCTATTCCGCCGCGAAGGCGCGACTGTCATCGGCGCGGATTTGAGCGGCGCGGACACACAGTGCGATGCCGGCAGCGAGGGCGATGTCGCCGCGCTGGTCGACGAGGTCGTGACTCAGCATGGCGGGCTCGACATCTTCTTCGCGAATGCGGGGATTTCTGGCGGGCTCGACAGCATCTTCGAACAGGATGAAGCGGCCTGGGCCGAAATCTTGCGCGTCAACACCATCGGCCCGGCCATGGCGATCAAACATGCCGCGCCGCACATGAAGGCGCGCGGCGGCGGGTCGATCATCGCCACCGCCAGCGTCGCGGGCCTGCGCTCGGGCGCTGGTGGGCCGGCCTATACCGCGTCCAAGGCGGCGGTGATCAACCTGGTGAAGATTGGCGCCGAGCAGCTCACCGGTTCGGGCGTGCGCGTCAATGCTATCTGCCCGGGCCTGATCGAGACCGGCATGACCGAATTTTTCTATGAACGCGCCCGCGCCAAGGGGCTTGAAGACAAGTTGGGCCATCTGAACCCCCTGAAGCGCGGCGGGCAGCCCATCGAAATCGCCAACGCCGCCTTGTTTTTGGCCTCCGACGAGGCATCCTATGTCAACGGCCATGCGTTGGTCGTCGATGGGGGATTGTCCGCGTCTCACCCCTTTAACCTGCAGGCCTATGGCCGCACCGCAATTTGA
- a CDS encoding acyl-CoA dehydrogenase family protein, with product MDFDLTERQEFFRSRVKSFIDEHVRPRIADYHAEIDQGDRWQHLQVIEELKPKALEAGLWNLFMPPGGALQHVDETFPFEGEQLTNLEYALCAEEMGRILWSAEVFNCSAPDTGNMEVLHRYGTREQKDQWLAPLMRGEIRSAFLMTEPAVASSDATNIECRIERDGDDYVINGRKWWSSGAGDPRCKVAILMGKTDFDAPKHQQQSMILMPLDAEGVTIHRALSVYGYDDAPHGHMEISLEDVRVPASALLLGEGRGFEIAQGRLGPGRIHHCMRTIGAAEEALELMVRRLQSRVAFGKPIGAHSIWEQRVAEARIEIDCTRLLCLKAADLMDKAGNKAAKAEIAMIKVKAPRMALQVIDDAVQAFGGAGVSQDTPLAHSWAGIRTLRLADGPDEVHNRTIARLEYAKHAEMAR from the coding sequence ATGGATTTTGACCTTACGGAAAGGCAGGAATTTTTCCGCTCTCGGGTCAAATCCTTCATCGACGAGCATGTCCGACCGCGAATCGCAGACTATCATGCCGAGATCGATCAGGGCGATCGCTGGCAGCATCTGCAGGTTATCGAGGAACTGAAGCCCAAGGCGCTTGAGGCCGGGCTGTGGAACCTGTTCATGCCGCCGGGCGGCGCGTTGCAGCATGTCGACGAGACTTTCCCGTTTGAGGGCGAGCAGCTGACCAATCTGGAATATGCGTTGTGCGCCGAAGAAATGGGTCGCATCCTGTGGTCGGCGGAGGTCTTCAACTGCTCGGCGCCCGACACCGGCAATATGGAAGTGCTGCATCGCTATGGCACGCGGGAGCAGAAGGATCAGTGGCTCGCGCCCCTCATGCGCGGCGAAATCCGCTCCGCTTTCCTGATGACCGAGCCCGCGGTCGCCTCGTCCGATGCGACCAATATCGAATGCCGGATCGAGCGTGACGGCGATGATTATGTGATCAACGGGCGCAAATGGTGGTCGTCGGGCGCGGGCGATCCCAGGTGCAAGGTCGCCATCCTGATGGGCAAGACCGATTTCGACGCGCCCAAGCACCAGCAGCAGTCGATGATCCTGATGCCGCTCGATGCCGAGGGGGTCACCATCCACCGCGCGCTGTCGGTCTATGGTTATGACGATGCGCCGCACGGCCATATGGAAATCAGTCTTGAGGACGTCCGCGTGCCTGCTTCGGCGCTGTTGCTGGGTGAGGGCAGGGGGTTTGAGATTGCGCAAGGCCGCCTTGGCCCCGGGCGCATCCATCATTGCATGCGCACCATCGGCGCGGCCGAAGAAGCATTGGAGCTGATGGTCAGGCGGCTGCAATCGCGCGTCGCATTCGGCAAGCCGATCGGCGCGCACAGCATCTGGGAACAGCGGGTCGCCGAAGCGCGGATCGAGATCGATTGCACGCGCCTTCTCTGCCTCAAGGCTGCCGACCTGATGGACAAGGCAGGCAACAAGGCCGCCAAGGCCGAAATCGCGATGATCAAGGTGAAGGCGCCGCGCATGGCGCTGCAGGTGATCGACGATGCAGTGCAGGCCTTTGGCGGCGCGGGCGTTTCGCAGGACACGCCGCTGGCGCATAGCTGGGCCGGCATTCGCACCCTGCGGCTCGCTGATGGGCCCGATGAGGTGCATAATCGCACCATCGCGCGGCTCGAATATGCCAAGCATGCGGAGATGGCGCGATGA
- a CDS encoding acyl-CoA dehydrogenase family protein gives MTDLDTFRAETRAWLEANCPAGMRTPMKGEKDICWGGRHFTFQSEAQKQWLERMGAKGWTVPDWPADYGGGGLSPEQTKILKQEMKALGCRSPLTSFGISMLGPALLKYGTEEQKHRFLPPIARGEIRWCQGYSEPGAGSDLAGLATKAEDQGDHYLVNGQKVWTSYADEADWIFCLVRTSKESKHGGISFILFDMESEGVSTKPIKLISGYSPFCETFFDDVKVPKDQLIYEENKGWTVAKYLLGHEREMISGMGLGGDAGSSLLSHAIGDQGDPILAADLARFDVDALAFQAMSEAFIDKLKAGEAHPAEPSMMKYVGTELNKRRHELVMQGGGSDALEWESEASREGKKAREWLRTKANSIEGGTSEIQLGIVAKHILNLPGA, from the coding sequence ATGACCGATCTCGACACGTTCCGCGCGGAGACCCGTGCCTGGTTGGAGGCGAACTGCCCCGCCGGAATGCGCACTCCCATGAAGGGCGAAAAGGATATCTGCTGGGGCGGGCGGCACTTCACCTTCCAGAGCGAAGCGCAGAAGCAGTGGCTGGAGCGCATGGGTGCCAAAGGCTGGACCGTGCCCGATTGGCCCGCCGATTATGGCGGCGGCGGTCTCAGCCCCGAACAGACCAAGATTTTGAAACAGGAAATGAAGGCGCTGGGCTGTCGCAGCCCCTTGACCAGCTTTGGCATTTCCATGCTCGGCCCGGCACTGCTCAAATATGGCACCGAAGAGCAGAAGCACCGCTTCCTGCCGCCCATCGCGCGCGGCGAAATTCGCTGGTGCCAGGGTTATAGCGAGCCGGGCGCAGGCAGCGATCTTGCCGGCCTTGCCACCAAGGCCGAGGACCAGGGCGACCATTATCTGGTCAACGGCCAGAAGGTCTGGACCAGCTACGCAGATGAGGCCGACTGGATCTTCTGCCTCGTGCGCACCTCGAAGGAGAGCAAGCATGGCGGCATCAGCTTCATCCTGTTCGACATGGAATCCGAAGGCGTTTCGACCAAGCCGATCAAGCTGATCAGCGGCTATTCGCCCTTCTGCGAAACCTTCTTTGACGATGTGAAGGTGCCCAAGGACCAGCTCATCTATGAAGAGAATAAGGGCTGGACGGTCGCCAAATATCTGCTGGGCCATGAGCGCGAGATGATTTCGGGCATGGGCCTTGGCGGTGATGCCGGCTCCTCGCTGCTCAGTCATGCCATCGGCGATCAGGGCGATCCCATCCTCGCCGCGGACCTCGCCCGCTTCGATGTCGATGCGCTGGCCTTCCAGGCGATGAGCGAGGCCTTCATCGACAAGCTTAAAGCCGGCGAAGCGCATCCCGCCGAACCCAGCATGATGAAATATGTCGGCACCGAATTGAACAAGCGCCGCCACGAATTGGTGATGCAGGGCGGCGGCTCGGACGCCCTCGAATGGGAGAGCGAGGCCAGCCGCGAAGGCAAGAAGGCCCGCGAATGGCTCCGCACCAAGGCCAATTCGATCGAAGGCGGCACATCCGAAATCCAGCTCGGCATCGTTGCCAAGCACATTCTCAACCTGCCGGGAGCCTGA